DNA from Fusibacter sp. A1:
CTGTGGAAATCCATAGAATACGCAAACGAAGGTTATACCTACGTTGTGGATATGGACCTTGAAAAGTTCTTTGATGTCGTGAATCAATCTAAGATGATAGAAATCCTCTCCCGTACCATAAGAGATGGCCGCGTCATCTCACTGATTCACAAGTATCTAAGAGCAGGGGCAATTGTAGGCAGGAAGTTTGAAGAAACTCAAATGGGCCTTGCTCAGGGTGGAAATCTCAGTCCGCTATGCAGTAACATCATGCTCAATGAGCTCGATAAAGAGCTCGAAAGAAGAGGGATACGCTTTGTGCGCTATGCGGATGATGTGATGTTGTTCGCGAGGTGCAAGCGCAGTGCTCAAAGAATCATGGCACACATACTGCCATTCATCGAAAATAAGCTTAAACTGCGGGTGAATAAAGAGAAAACAAAAGTAGCCTATATAGGACATGTCAAATTTTTGGGCTACGGGTTCTACCCGAGCAAAGGCTCAAAGATAAAACTCAAAGTCCACCGCAAAAGTGTTGAAAAGATGAAGAGCAGAGTACGAGAAATCACCTCTAGAAGCAGGGGTATCAGTTATGACGTTCTCAAACTCAACCTCAAACAATATGTAAGGGGATGGGTCAACTACTTCAAACACGCAGATATGAGGATGCTTTTGGAATCAACAGACGCTTGGTTGCGCCGAAGACTCCGTATGTTCATATGGAAGCGATGTAAGAAAATAAAGACACGATACCGACTGCTAAAACAACTGGGATATAACCACCAAAATGCAATAAAGTATGCAAACACAAGAAAAGGCTACTGGGCAGTTGCCGGTAGCCAAATTCTCAATTGTTCTATTACAGATAATCTGCTTAGAAAAGCAGGTTATTTATTCTTCTCAGATTACTTGAAAACTGTAAAGGCGTAAACTTAGGAACCGCCGTATACCGGACGGT
Protein-coding regions in this window:
- the ltrA gene encoding group II intron reverse transcriptase/maturase, giving the protein EERITENNITDASSEEYGLLEQILDPNNLNKAYKQVKKNKGAHGVDGMSTDALLEYLKQNGKALREAILDGKYRPSPVRRVEIPKDNGKKRQLGIPTAVDRVIQQAIMQVLSPLYDATFSETSYGFRPKRSAHDALWKSIEYANEGYTYVVDMDLEKFFDVVNQSKMIEILSRTIRDGRVISLIHKYLRAGAIVGRKFEETQMGLAQGGNLSPLCSNIMLNELDKELERRGIRFVRYADDVMLFARCKRSAQRIMAHILPFIENKLKLRVNKEKTKVAYIGHVKFLGYGFYPSKGSKIKLKVHRKSVEKMKSRVREITSRSRGISYDVLKLNLKQYVRGWVNYFKHADMRMLLESTDAWLRRRLRMFIWKRCKKIKTRYRLLKQLGYNHQNAIKYANTRKGYWAVAGSQILNCSITDNLLRKAGYLFFSDYLKTVKA